A stretch of the Chitinophagaceae bacterium genome encodes the following:
- a CDS encoding branched-chain amino acid aminotransferase, producing the protein MKYPFHIERTETSRLGTVNFKELAFGKLYGDHMFVAECRQGRWSDCKIIPYGNLSFSPASSALHYGQIIFEGMKAYKDTYGNPQLFRPERNHKRFNASAARMGMAEIPGELWHDALHELISLDHEWIPEEQGCSLYVRPFMFATDRFIGIRPTEFFKFLIITSPAGSYYSKPVKVIASDHYVRAFAGGVGFAKAAGNYGATMLPLKEAQKQGFDQVLWTDGIEHKYAQEIGTMNVFFVVDGVAITPNLDGTILDGVTRDSVKELLKSYGTKVEERKISLDELSDAHKKGLFTEAFGAGTAASITAISHIGYKGAVMELPPIDETTFSARLKQDLEDIKTSRVPDPFGWVVKVKSKLVLEEV; encoded by the coding sequence ATGAAATATCCATTTCACATTGAACGGACTGAAACCAGCCGTTTAGGAACCGTTAATTTCAAAGAGCTTGCATTTGGCAAGTTATATGGTGATCACATGTTTGTTGCTGAATGCAGGCAAGGAAGATGGTCAGACTGCAAAATTATTCCTTATGGAAATTTGTCATTCAGCCCTGCATCATCTGCTTTGCATTATGGTCAAATTATTTTTGAAGGAATGAAAGCATATAAGGATACTTATGGCAATCCCCAATTATTCCGTCCTGAAAGAAATCACAAACGTTTTAATGCTTCCGCCGCACGTATGGGAATGGCTGAAATTCCCGGCGAACTTTGGCACGATGCATTACATGAACTGATCAGTCTCGATCATGAATGGATCCCTGAAGAACAAGGATGTTCTTTATATGTTCGGCCATTTATGTTTGCCACTGACCGCTTTATCGGCATTCGGCCCACTGAGTTTTTCAAGTTTCTTATCATCACTTCTCCCGCTGGATCTTATTATTCCAAACCGGTGAAAGTAATTGCTTCAGATCATTACGTAAGAGCATTTGCAGGCGGCGTTGGATTCGCTAAAGCAGCGGGAAATTATGGTGCTACCATGTTGCCACTCAAGGAAGCACAAAAGCAAGGTTTCGATCAGGTCTTATGGACGGATGGTATAGAACATAAATATGCGCAGGAGATTGGAACCATGAATGTTTTTTTTGTTGTGGATGGTGTGGCTATTACGCCAAACCTGGATGGAACTATTTTAGATGGCGTTACCCGGGACAGCGTGAAAGAACTTTTAAAAAGTTATGGTACAAAAGTAGAGGAACGCAAAATTTCGCTGGATGAACTTTCGGATGCGCACAAAAAAGGACTTTTTACGGAAGCTTTCGGAGCCGGGACAGCAGCTTCCATTACTGCCATTTCGCATATTGGTTACAAAGGTGCTGTGATGGAATTACCACCGATCGATGAAACCACTTTTTCAGCAAGATTAAAACAAGACCTCGAAGACATAAAAACCAGTCGCGTTCCCGACCCTTTCGGTTGGGTGGTGAAGGTGAAGAGTAAGTTGGTATTGGAGGAAGTATAG
- the rdgB gene encoding RdgB/HAM1 family non-canonical purine NTP pyrophosphatase has protein sequence MMHTLIFATQNRFKRDEVQAMLGNDIHVLSLSDLYYEGELPETHETLEENALEKAQFISNKFSMDCFSEDTGLEIDALNGEPGVYSARYAGNGKSATDNIERVLRKMSGEKNRKAKFRTIVCLILKDQIHYFEGIVKGIISEDITGNSGFGYDPVFIPEGSNKTFATMSKEEKNRTSHRRIAVERMKEFLKTHNHSDSHPGP, from the coding sequence ATAATGCACACGCTGATTTTCGCTACACAGAACCGGTTTAAACGTGATGAAGTGCAGGCAATGCTTGGCAATGATATCCATGTGCTTTCTCTCAGCGATCTTTATTATGAAGGAGAGCTACCTGAAACACACGAAACATTGGAAGAGAATGCATTGGAAAAAGCACAGTTTATCAGCAATAAGTTTTCGATGGATTGTTTTTCTGAAGACACCGGATTGGAGATTGATGCATTGAATGGTGAGCCGGGTGTTTATTCAGCTCGCTATGCTGGTAATGGTAAAAGTGCCACTGATAATATTGAACGGGTACTTCGAAAGATGAGCGGTGAAAAAAACCGCAAAGCAAAATTCAGAACCATAGTATGCCTTATTCTGAAAGATCAAATTCATTATTTTGAAGGAATAGTGAAAGGAATAATTTCGGAAGATATAACAGGTAATTCCGGATTCGGATATGATCCGGTTTTTATTCCGGAAGGAAGTAACAAGACTTTCGCGACGATGAGTAAGGAAGAAAAGAATAGAACCAGCCATCGCCGCATTGCTGTTGAAAGGATGAAAGAATTTCTTAAAACCCATAATCATTCAGATTCACATCCGGGCCCGTAA
- a CDS encoding RNA polymerase sigma factor, whose protein sequence is MRLWGKDKISEQQLIEGCITGDRKMHEEFYKVFAPRMFSICLRYAGDYCQAEDMLQEGFIRAYANLHKFRNEGSFEGWMKRVFVNTAIEGYRKNQVTRNMMEVEDMKNDLVQQDDFHHLSANDLLNMVQRLAPGYRTIFNLYAIEGYSHQEIADLLSINIGTSKSQLARARYLLQKMVLNSQRIQKYAAVF, encoded by the coding sequence ATGCGACTTTGGGGTAAAGATAAAATCAGCGAACAGCAATTAATCGAAGGTTGCATCACGGGCGATCGTAAAATGCATGAGGAATTTTATAAAGTTTTTGCTCCCCGCATGTTTTCGATCTGCCTGCGATATGCTGGTGATTATTGCCAGGCTGAAGACATGTTACAGGAAGGATTTATCAGGGCATATGCAAATCTTCATAAGTTCAGAAACGAAGGTTCGTTTGAGGGTTGGATGAAAAGGGTTTTTGTAAATACCGCTATTGAAGGTTACCGGAAAAACCAGGTAACCAGAAATATGATGGAAGTGGAAGACATGAAGAATGACCTGGTACAACAAGATGATTTTCATCACCTGTCAGCCAATGATTTACTCAACATGGTGCAGCGGCTGGCTCCCGGATACCGTACCATTTTTAACCTGTATGCTATTGAAGGCTATTCACACCAGGAAATTGCAGACCTGCTTTCGATAAACATTGGTACCTCTAAATCGCAGTTGGCAAGAGCGCGATACCTTTTACAAAAGATGGTTTTGAATTCACAAAGAATACAAAAATATGCCGCTGTCTTCTGA